The region TGCCGCGCGTACCGGCGGCGGCAAGATCGACATGATCATATCCCACGCTGCAGGTGGCAATCAGCCTGAGCGAGGATGGCAGCCGTTCTATTGCCGCGGCATCGAAACGGACGCGGCTGGAGATCAGCACGGCCTGCATATGCGCATTGCCCTGCAGCATGGCGATCGTCTCGTCCGTGCCCAGCTGGCGGGCTTGCGAGGTGACGGCGCCAAAGCTGCTTTCGGCGCGCGCGGCGATGGCGGGCGGCAGCGGCGCCGCACACAGCAGCCGGGAATTCACGGCGCCGCCTGTCGTGCGCCGGCGGCATCGACCACGCACAGCGCCGTCATGTTGACGATGCGGCGCACGGTGGCCGATGGCGTCAGGATGTGCACCGGCTTGGCGCAGCCGAGCAGGATAGGGCCGACCGCGATGCCGTTGCCGGCGGCGGTTTTCACCAGGTTGTAGGCGATGTTGGCGGACTCGATATTCGGCATCACCAGCAGGTTGGCGTCGTGCTTCAGGTCCGAGTTCGGCATCAGCTTGTGGCGCAGCTTGCTGTCGAGCGCCGTGTCGCCGTGCATTTCGCCGTCGATTTCCAGGTCCGGCGCGCGTTCCTTGATGATCGCCAGCGCGGCGCGCATCTTCTGCGCCGAGGCGCTGTCGCTGGAACCGAAGTTCGAGTGCGACAACAATGCCGCGCGCGGCGACAAGCCGAAACGGGTCATCTCTTCGGCGGCCATGATGGTGATCTCGGCCAATTGATCCGCGTCCGGGTTTTCATTGACGTGGGTGTCGACCATCACCAGCTGGCGCTCGGGCATGATCAGCACGTTCATGGCGGCGTAGACATTGCTGCCGGCGCGCTTGCCCAGCACCTGGTCGATATATTTCAGGTGCAATTGGGTGGTGCCGAAGGTGCCGCAGATCATGCCGTCGGCGTGACCCTTGTGTATCATCATCGAGCCGATCAGGCTGTGGCGGCGGCGCATTTCCAGCTTGGCGTATTCCTCGGTGACGCCCTTGCGGCTGGTCATCTCGTAATACGTGGTCCAGTAATCGCGATAGCGCTCGTCGAAATCCGGGTTGATGATGTCGAAGTCGACGCCTTGCTTCAGCCGCAGGCCGAACTTCTGGATCCGCGTTTCCAGCACGGCAGGACGGCCCACCAGGATGGGACGCGCCAGTTTCTCGTCGACCACCACTTGCACCGCGCGCAACACGCGCTCTTCTTCGCCTTCGGCGTAGACGATGCGTTTGAGTTCGTTCGCGGTTTTCTTGGCCACCTGGAACAGCGGCTTCATGAAGGTGCCGCTGCGATACACGAATTGCTGCAGGCTGTCGGCGTACGCTTGCAGGTCTTTGATCGGACGCGTCGCCACGCCCGAATCTTCGGCCGCCTTGGCCACCGCCGGCGCGATCTTGATCAGCAAACGCGGATCGAACGGCATCGGGATCAGGTATTCCGGGCCGAACGACAGGCTGGTGAAACCATAGGTGGTGGCGACGATGTCGGACTGCTCGGCATGCGCCAGTTCGGCGATCGCGTGCACCACGGCAATTTCCATTTCGCGCGTGATGGTGGTCGCGCCGCAATCGAGGGCGCCACGGAAAATGTAGGGGAAGCACAGCACGTTGTTGACCTGGTTCGGGTAATCCGAACGGCCGGTGCAGATGATGGCGTCGCCACGCACGGCTTTCACGTCGTCGGGCAGGATTTCCGGATTCGGGTTGGCCAGCGCCAGGATCAGCGGGTTCTTGGCCATGGTCTTGACCATGTCCTGTTTCAGCACGCCGCCGGCCGACAGGCCGAGGAAGATGTCGGCGTCGGGG is a window of Janthinobacterium sp. J1-1 DNA encoding:
- a CDS encoding NADP-dependent malic enzyme; the encoded protein is MQENSRKQSAAREQHRLAALDYHAAPRAGKISITPTKPLLNQRDLALAYSPGVAAPCEEIVIDPANAYKYTARGNLVAVITNGTAVLGLGNIGPLAAKPVMEGKGVLFKKFAGIDVFDIEINELDPDKLVDIIASLEPTFGGINLEDIKAPECFYIERQLRERMKIPVFHDDQHGTAIIVGAAILNGIQYVGKDIKHCKLVVSGAGAAALACLDLIVDLGFPLENIFVTDLAGVVYKGRTELMDPDKERFARDTPARTLAEVIPDADIFLGLSAGGVLKQDMVKTMAKNPLILALANPNPEILPDDVKAVRGDAIICTGRSDYPNQVNNVLCFPYIFRGALDCGATTITREMEIAVVHAIAELAHAEQSDIVATTYGFTSLSFGPEYLIPMPFDPRLLIKIAPAVAKAAEDSGVATRPIKDLQAYADSLQQFVYRSGTFMKPLFQVAKKTANELKRIVYAEGEEERVLRAVQVVVDEKLARPILVGRPAVLETRIQKFGLRLKQGVDFDIINPDFDERYRDYWTTYYEMTSRKGVTEEYAKLEMRRRHSLIGSMMIHKGHADGMICGTFGTTQLHLKYIDQVLGKRAGSNVYAAMNVLIMPERQLVMVDTHVNENPDADQLAEITIMAAEEMTRFGLSPRAALLSHSNFGSSDSASAQKMRAALAIIKERAPDLEIDGEMHGDTALDSKLRHKLMPNSDLKHDANLLVMPNIESANIAYNLVKTAAGNGIAVGPILLGCAKPVHILTPSATVRRIVNMTALCVVDAAGARQAAP